The following coding sequences are from one Prochlorococcus marinus XMU1412 window:
- a CDS encoding DUF3303 domain-containing protein, translating into MNTYLVTATFKNVSLMGAAYDLFLKVIEDGTLNDEFEGFKVLGRYHASYSNNVYIIVQASAGIKMTEHFAPWKVKFDIDFDIKPVMTDDEKVAEHKLVGSLMAAEQKMGFTG; encoded by the coding sequence ATGAATACTTATTTAGTAACTGCAACTTTTAAAAATGTTTCTCTTATGGGTGCAGCGTATGATCTTTTTTTAAAGGTTATTGAAGATGGAACTTTGAATGATGAGTTTGAAGGATTCAAAGTTTTGGGAAGGTATCATGCCTCTTACTCAAATAATGTTTATATTATTGTCCAAGCTTCAGCAGGCATAAAAATGACAGAACATTTTGCTCCTTGGAAAGTTAAGTTTGATATAGATTTTGATATCAAGCCAGTTATGACTGACGATGAAAAAGTTGCTGAGCACAAGCTTGTTGGCTCATTAATGGCAGCAGAACAGAAAA